From Thermodesulfovibrionia bacterium, a single genomic window includes:
- the grpE gene encoding nucleotide exchange factor GrpE, which produces MTEEEKKERTENTVYNNVYNPDTEGSEETSIQKLEESLAESNNKYIRLYADFENYKRIAERNRQEFLKYANAGIIEDLLSVIDHLELALQHSSDEQNSQSLSKGVELTLKDLKTILEKFGLTVIEAKNKPFDPAVHHAISQIETDEVEENIVVKEHRKGYMLKDRLLRASLVEVSKKPSQAKETELKQK; this is translated from the coding sequence ATGACTGAAGAAGAAAAGAAGGAACGCACTGAAAATACTGTATATAATAATGTTTACAACCCTGACACAGAAGGTTCTGAAGAAACGAGTATCCAGAAACTTGAGGAGTCACTTGCTGAATCGAATAACAAATATATCAGGCTATACGCTGATTTTGAAAACTATAAGAGGATTGCAGAAAGGAACAGGCAGGAGTTTCTCAAATACGCAAACGCAGGAATAATTGAAGACCTCCTCAGTGTTATTGACCATCTGGAACTTGCGCTTCAGCATTCATCAGATGAACAAAATTCACAATCACTGTCAAAAGGAGTAGAATTAACTTTAAAGGATTTAAAGACCATTTTAGAAAAGTTCGGGTTAACTGTTATCGAAGCAAAGAATAAACCTTTTGACCCAGCTGTTCACCATGCAATATCTCAGATAGAGACAGATGAGGTTGAGGAAAACATTGTGGTAAAAGAGCACAGAAAAGGGTATATGTTAAAAGACAGATTGCTTAGAGCATCATTAGTGGAAGTTTCGAAAAAACCTTCTCAAGCTAAAGAAACTGAGTTGAAACAAAAATAA